The region GACTGTCCTGCGGTCCCAGTAAACTCAATGTCGATTGTATCTTCAGGAAGACCATCTACACCATATTTTTTAGTCACTTCATGACTGAGCATGGTTCCAACGGAACGATTGAGGTTCACAATCGGAGTTTGGATTTTGACAGGTTGTTTGTGATCAATCGCAGCGAGTGACTTACGAATCAGTTCGTTGTCGATTTGTTCATCCAAGTGGTGGTTTTGTTCTTTAGCACGATAGAGGCCTGTAGGGAATACAGGGTTTGGTCTATGGAGCACTTTGCTAAAATCAAGTCCACGAGCCTTCCAATGGTGGTGAGGTCGTTTGAATTTGATTTTTTCCACTTGCCCAATCATTTCTTCGAAGGTTCTGAAACCAAGTTTTGCCATGATCTCACGCACTTCTTCCGCAACAAAGGTCATAAAGTTCACAACGTATTCTGGTTTTCCTGTGAACTTACTTCTTAAAAATTCATCTTGGGTCGCAACACCAACTGGGCATGTATTGAGATGGCATTTACGCATCATGATACAGCCGACAGCCACAAGTGCAGAAGTAGAGAATCCAAACTCTTCCGCTCCTAGTAGAGCTCCCACAACCACGTCTTTTCCAGTGAGGAGTTTTCCATCCACTGCTAAATACACACGGTCACGTAAACCGTTTGCAACCAGTGTTTGGTGGGTTTCCGAAAGTCCAAGTTCCCAAGGAGTTCCTGCGTGGTGGATGGAAGAAATTGGACTTGCTCCTGTTCCTCCTTCGTGACCTGCAATGAGGATATGATCCGCATGGGCCTTTGCAACCCCTGCCGCCACTGTTCCCACACCTGATTCCGAAACGAGTTTTACGGAGATACGAGCTCTTGGGTTAGAGTTTTTTAAATCGAAGATGAGCTGTTTTAAGTCTTCGATCGAATAAATATCATGGTGAGGAGGAGGGGAGATGAGTGTTACTCCAGGTGTGGAGTAACGTAACCATCCAATGTATTTGTCTACCTTGTGTCCTGGTAACTGCCCACCTTCTCCTGGTTTTGCGCCCTGTGCCATCTTGATTTGGATGTCATCAGCATTGGTGAGGTATTCCATCGTTACACCAAATCTTGCAGATGCCACCTGTTTGATCGCCGAACGCATGCTATCTCCATTCGGGAGGGTTTTGAAACGAACAGGGTCTTCTCCACCTTCTCCTGTATTGGATTTTGCACCGATGCGGTTCATGGCAATGGCAAGAGTTGTATGTGCTTCCCAAGAAATGGAACCATGACTCATCGCTCCTGTTTGGAAACGTTTGAGGATGGATTTTACTGATTCCACTTCTTCAATTGGGATCGCCTTGGAACCTTCAAAATCCAACTGGAACAAACTTCTCAGTGTGATGGCTCTTTCGTTTTGGTTGTCGATGAGAGCCGAAAACTCTTTGAAGGCTTTGTAATCGTTTTCTTGCGTTGCTTTTTGTAATTTATGTACGGTGATCGGAGTATAAAGATGGCTATCACCATTTTTACGGTAGTAATGTACTCCACCTGGTTCTAAGTTGTTAGGGAAATAAGTTGGATCATACGCAGCTTTATGGCGGCGAACTGTCTCTTCTTCCAACATCTCGAGCGAGAGTCCTTCGATTCTGGATTGTGTTCCTGCGAAGTAAGTGTTTACGAGTTCGGAATCAAGTCCCACTGCTTCAAAAATTTGTGCACCACAATACGATTGTAATGTGGAGATCCCCATTTTGGAGAAGACTTTGAAGAGCCCTTTCCCGATGGATTTGATGTATTTTTTCTTTGCTTCCTTATAGTCTGGAACTTCTGGTAACAATCCTTGGAGAGAAAGGTCAGCAATTGTTTCAAATGCTAGGTATGGGTTAATGGCATTGGCACCATATCCGCATAACAAAGCAAAGTGGGCAACTTCTCTTGGTTCCCCAGATTCCAAAACGATTCCTGCTTTTGTACGGAGTCCTTCCCTGATGAGATAATGATGGAGTCCTGCAACAGCAAGTAGAGAAGGGATGGCTGCCTTTTTTTCACCCACACCATGGTCAGTGAGGATGATGAGGTTTACTCCTTGTTCTCGGATTGCTTTTGCCGCATCCGCACACACTCTGTCGAGTGAGTTCCGCATATCATGTTTTTTGGATGGATCAAAAAGAATTTCAAAAGTTTTTGCTTTGAAGTGACCTTCACTGATTTGTTTGATCTTTTCAAAGTCTTCATTGGTGAGGATTGGGTGCTCCAATTCAAGCCGATGGGCATGTTCTGGTTCTTCCGAAAGAAGATTCCCTTCCGGACCAATGTAGGTTGTGAGTTCCATCACCAACTCTTCCCGAATCGGGTCAATTGGTGGGTTTGTCACTTGGGCAAAGTTTTGTTTGAAATAACGGAAGAGTGGTTGTGGTTTTTCACTGAGAACAGCAAGGGATGAGTCTACACCCATAGAACCCACTGGCTCTTCTCCTGACACACCCATCGGTTTGATGAGAGTAAATACGTCTTCGTGTGTGTAACCAAAGGCTCTTTGTCTTTCTAAAATCGTTTCGTGTTGCGGTTGTTTTACGTTCTCAGGGTCTGGTAAGGATCCCAATCGAATCATATTGTCTTCTACCCATTTGCGGTAAGGCTTTTGGGTAGAGATTTGTTTTTTGATTTCTTCATCATCTAGGATTTGGCCTTTTTCCATATCGATGAGGAGCATTCTGCCTGGACGAAGTCTATCTTGAACAAGAACTTCTTCTGGTGGCAAATTGAGAACACCCGCTTCGGAAGACATGATCACTTCATCATCTTTCGTAACGATATATCTTGCAGGTCGTAATCCATTTCGGTCAAGAGTGGCACCAATGATTCTTCCATCAGTAAAGGCAATTGCAGCTGGTCCATCCCATGGTTCCATAAACGTCGCATGGTATTCATAGAACGCACGTCTGTCGGCATCCATCGCTTTGTTTTTTGACCAAGCTTCAGGAATCATCATCATCACTGCATGTGGTAACGATCGTCCACCCATCACCAAAAGTTCTAAAACGGTATCAAAGGTTGCTGTATCCGATTGGCCTTCCATGACGATGGGAAGCATTCGTTTGAGTTCATCACCGTATAACGGAGATTGCATTACCATTTGGCGAGCTGCCATCCAGTTCATGTTCCCACGTAAAGTATTGATCTCACCATTATGAGCAATTTGACGATACGGGT is a window of Leptospira sp. WS60.C2 DNA encoding:
- the gltB gene encoding glutamate synthase large subunit: MSKSNQPPILPPLGPQAQGMYDPAMDKDSCGVGFIANYKGKRSRDIVDKGIRLMCNLEHRGAEGADPKTGDGAGIMINIPDAFFRKNLPFTLPKEGDYAVGFLFLPQNAEVRAAVENVIEKIIIDEGEEFLGFRDVPVNKEYAGVVASKTIPVFKQVFIGKKSKKIKTSDDFERKLFLIRRLIDRRIRAELKLDRSQYYVPSFSSRTIVYKGMLLGDQVKKFYEDLKSPDLTSAFCLTHTRFSTNTFPTWDLAHPYRQIAHNGEINTLRGNMNWMAARQMVMQSPLYGDELKRMLPIVMEGQSDTATFDTVLELLVMGGRSLPHAVMMMIPEAWSKNKAMDADRRAFYEYHATFMEPWDGPAAIAFTDGRIIGATLDRNGLRPARYIVTKDDEVIMSSEAGVLNLPPEEVLVQDRLRPGRMLLIDMEKGQILDDEEIKKQISTQKPYRKWVEDNMIRLGSLPDPENVKQPQHETILERQRAFGYTHEDVFTLIKPMGVSGEEPVGSMGVDSSLAVLSEKPQPLFRYFKQNFAQVTNPPIDPIREELVMELTTYIGPEGNLLSEEPEHAHRLELEHPILTNEDFEKIKQISEGHFKAKTFEILFDPSKKHDMRNSLDRVCADAAKAIREQGVNLIILTDHGVGEKKAAIPSLLAVAGLHHYLIREGLRTKAGIVLESGEPREVAHFALLCGYGANAINPYLAFETIADLSLQGLLPEVPDYKEAKKKYIKSIGKGLFKVFSKMGISTLQSYCGAQIFEAVGLDSELVNTYFAGTQSRIEGLSLEMLEEETVRRHKAAYDPTYFPNNLEPGGVHYYRKNGDSHLYTPITVHKLQKATQENDYKAFKEFSALIDNQNERAITLRSLFQLDFEGSKAIPIEEVESVKSILKRFQTGAMSHGSISWEAHTTLAIAMNRIGAKSNTGEGGEDPVRFKTLPNGDSMRSAIKQVASARFGVTMEYLTNADDIQIKMAQGAKPGEGGQLPGHKVDKYIGWLRYSTPGVTLISPPPHHDIYSIEDLKQLIFDLKNSNPRARISVKLVSESGVGTVAAGVAKAHADHILIAGHEGGTGASPISSIHHAGTPWELGLSETHQTLVANGLRDRVYLAVDGKLLTGKDVVVGALLGAEEFGFSTSALVAVGCIMMRKCHLNTCPVGVATQDEFLRSKFTGKPEYVVNFMTFVAEEVREIMAKLGFRTFEEMIGQVEKIKFKRPHHHWKARGLDFSKVLHRPNPVFPTGLYRAKEQNHHLDEQIDNELIRKSLAAIDHKQPVKIQTPIVNLNRSVGTMLSHEVTKKYGVDGLPEDTIDIEFTGTAGQSFGAFVTKGMTLRLVGEGNDYVGKGLCGGKLIFQTPKNAPYKAEENIVIGNTCFIGATGGHAYVNGMAGERFCVRNSGAHVIVEGTGDHGCEYMTGGRVIILGEIGRNFAAGMSGGIAYLWDPKKNKEALINKEMVDLDPLTDAAEIAEIKKMVEDHKKYTGSKRAEEVLNKWDEVVKQMIKVIPRDYKKALEKMASENGSGKQNKEGVTARG